In Microcaecilia unicolor chromosome 1, aMicUni1.1, whole genome shotgun sequence, the following are encoded in one genomic region:
- the LOC115461461 gene encoding proto-oncogene Mas-like encodes MTPLSTTAATLQTWTAGTNHSMEYTHSYGFIFIQLLFSFFGSIGNGIVLWFLSIRIKRSPFTVYILNLALADMIFLLGLFIFKLILLLHPVFQVLSFLQKNANKLFILAVMGVFAYNSSLYLLTSISIERCLSVLYPIWYRCHRPKHQSMIVCAVLWMLSCLVTLAEYTLCDRRLYFSAVKGFILSPKSECQTVYILVCILSFLIFTPLMVLSNLVLLIKIWRSSWRRHSSKLYIVIVATVVLFLLFALPMRVLLLLTYEQRTFPSPIAFDISTLLGSINSAADPYVYFFVGSQGQKSGLSLRVMLQRVFREEAEPVQHAVETPAANITETEV; translated from the coding sequence ATGACACCTCTATCCACCACTGCAGCGACACTGCAAACCTGGACAGCTGGGACAAACCACTCCATGGAGTACACACACTCATATGGCTTCATCTTCATTCAGTTGCTCTTCTCTTTCTTTGGCTCCATTGGGAATGGAATTGTCCTTTGGTTCCTCAGTATCAGGATCAAGAGGAGTCCCTTCACTGTCTACATCCTGAATCTGGCTTTAGCAGATATGATTTTTCTTCTTGGCTTGttcatttttaaattaattttgctgctgcatccagTGTTTCAGGTTCTATCATTCCTTCAGAAAAATGCTAACAAACTATTCATTCTGGCAGTTATGGGTGTTTTTGCCTATAACAGCAGTCTATACCTCTTGACATCCATTAGTATAGAGAGATGTCTGTCTGTCCTGTATCCAATCTGGTATCGTTGCCATCGCCCAAAACATCAGTCTATGATTGTGTGTGCTGTCCTGTGGATGCTCTCTTGCTTAGTCACTTTGGCTGAATATACTCTCTGTGACAGACGTCTCTACTTCTCTGCTGTCAAGGGCTTCATACTTTCTCCAAAGAGTGAATGCCAAACAGTCTACATCTTGGTCTGCATCTTAAGTTTCTTGATCTTCACTCCCCTTATGGTGCTGTCCAATCTGGTCCTTCTCATTAAGATCTGGAGGAGCTCCTGGAGAAGACATTCTTCAAAACTCTACATAGTCATTGTGGCCACAGTGGTCTTATTCCTGCTCTTTGCTTTGCCCATGAGGGTTCTGCTGCTGCTGACCTATGAGCAAAggaccttcccttcccccatagcATTTGACATCTCAACTTTATTGGGTTCCATAAACAGTGCAGCTGACCCCTATGTCTATTTCTTTGTGGGCAGTCAGGGGCAGAAAAGTGGGCTGAGCCTTCGAGTCATGCTTCAGAGGGTCTTTAGGGAGGAGGCAGAGCCTGTGCAGCATGCAGTGGAGACCCCAGCTGCCAACATAACAGAGACAGAGGTCTGA